One segment of Channa argus isolate prfri chromosome 17, Channa argus male v1.0, whole genome shotgun sequence DNA contains the following:
- the fbxo16 gene encoding F-box only protein 16: MKQTERSAWTPLNNVLANSKVFEERRRLLAKWFDRWSDSQRKAVLQDFVLRCSVEQLRFLSLSVSRRLPLQAADFTCLLPRALSLYLFSFLDPRSLSRCAQVSWHWRSIVELDQLWMPKCVRLNWCINFSPTPFEQGVWKRHYIQKVQELQFTPPQVVVPDVTQASSRHDNTSDLTLFSEAHPASTSEQLGSSSRVGSRKEKQSPAPPPWRDSDRHPKDTLRFNYLDNLVPLEQALKAPMKSRATSHHSSITLKPDRLSKKPLSEVNYKLRKAKSLMFLRSDSKPNHPLPQTQTRPQWASHSNKYPVTKETVESLLRQAQWNAGIRPRPVRSAVPQLSVGALRAFQRSHRSPPSRSLFEIQPWSVSVSHT, translated from the exons ATGAAGCAGACTGAAAGGAGTGCCTGGACTCCTCTGAACAATGTGCTGGCCAACAGCAAG GTTTTTGAAGAGCGGCGACGTCTTCTGGCAAAGTGG TTTGACAGGTGGTCTGACAGTCAGAGGAAGGCTGTGCTGCAGGATTTTGTGCTGAGGTGTTCAGTGGAGCAGCTCAGGTTTCTGAGCCTCAGTGTGAGCAGACGGCTCCCCCTGCAGGCTGCAGACTTCACCTGCTTGCTCCCCAGAGCCCTCAGCCTCTACCTCTTCTCTTTCCTAGACCCCCGTAGCCTAAGTCGATGTGCCCAG GTGAGCTGGCACTGGAGGAGCATAGTAGAGCTGGACCAGCTGTGGATGCCAAAATGTGTCAGGCTCAATTGGTGTATCAACTTCTCTCCTACACCATTTGAGCAGGGAGTGTGGAAGAGACATTACATCCAAAAGGTCCAGGAGCTGCAATTCACCCCACCACAG GTTGTGGTTCCGGATGTAACACAAGCCAGTAGCAGACATGACAACACCTCAGACTTGACCCTCTTCAGTGAGGCGCATCCAGCATCCACCTCTGAGCAGCTTGGAAGCAGCTCCAGGGTGGGATCGAGAAAAGAGAAGCAGTCACCTGCACCACCACCCTGGAGAGATTCTGACAGACATCCTAAAGACACACTGCGATTTAATTACCTGGACAACCTGGTTCCACTTGAACAAGCCCTGAAAGC GCCGATGAAAAGCAGAGCCACCTCCCATCACAGCAGTATCACACTAAAGCCAGACAGACTGAGCAAGAAACCCCTGTCTGAGGTGAATTACAAACTACGGAAAGCCAAATCACTG ATGTTCCTCAGGTCGGACTCCAAACCCAACCATCCTCTTCCTCAGACGCAAACTCGCCCCCAGTGGGCATCTCACAGTAATAAATATCCTGTCACCAAGGAGACCGTCGAGAGCCTTTTGCGCCAGGCTCAGTGGAATGCTGGGATACGTCCCAGGCCAGTAAGGTCGGCAGTGCCCCAATTGAGTGTGGGGGCTCTCAGGGCATTCCAGCGCTCACATCGGAGCCCTCCTA GTAGATCACTCTTTGAGATACAGCCCTGGAGTGTGTCTGTTTCACACACATGA